One genomic segment of Micromonospora sp. WMMC415 includes these proteins:
- a CDS encoding MFS transporter encodes MSRAGTRAADPVRPTAGKDPDSTSTGPSVDTLGVPARGLWHERNFRLLWIGQAASSVGSNVTVVALPLVAVAVLDATPFAVTVLTAAAWLPWLLVGLPAGAWVDRLPRRPVMIACDLLSAALFLSVPVTAVLGVLTIGQLLAVALGAGLAKVFFETADQAYLPVVLRPEQVPGGNARLQATRTASYLLGPGIAGLVAQAVGAVAALLLDVVSFLLSALCLSRIRVDERRPSRTRARRRLRREIAEGVRVVAHDPYLRVLTVFGAASNFGLTGYQALMVVFLVRDVHLAPGLVGLLLAAMSAGGIVGALLATAVGRWCGTARALLVAAAFTGPPALLIPLAAPGWRLGCLALGGALVSFGVAVGNVVKGSFRQTYTPQHLLGRVTVSMQLLNYGTIPVAALAGGVLAGILGAGPAIAVMTGWLALTPLILLVGPLRHRRDLPVAQLAV; translated from the coding sequence GTGAGCCGCGCCGGGACGCGGGCCGCCGACCCGGTACGGCCGACCGCCGGGAAGGATCCCGACTCCACGTCGACCGGCCCGTCGGTCGACACGCTCGGTGTGCCGGCACGGGGGCTGTGGCACGAGCGCAACTTCCGTCTGCTGTGGATCGGGCAGGCGGCCAGCAGCGTCGGCAGCAACGTGACCGTGGTGGCGCTCCCCCTGGTGGCCGTCGCCGTGCTGGACGCCACCCCGTTCGCCGTCACCGTCCTGACCGCGGCCGCGTGGCTGCCCTGGCTGCTGGTCGGTCTGCCCGCCGGGGCGTGGGTGGACCGGCTGCCGCGCCGGCCCGTGATGATCGCCTGCGACCTGCTGTCCGCGGCGCTGTTCCTCAGCGTCCCGGTCACCGCGGTGCTCGGCGTGCTCACCATCGGTCAGCTGCTCGCGGTCGCCCTGGGCGCGGGGCTGGCCAAGGTCTTCTTCGAGACGGCCGACCAGGCGTACCTGCCCGTGGTGCTCCGTCCGGAGCAGGTGCCGGGCGGAAACGCCCGCCTGCAGGCCACCCGCACGGCGAGCTACCTGCTCGGCCCCGGCATCGCCGGCCTGGTGGCGCAGGCCGTGGGCGCCGTTGCCGCACTCCTGCTCGACGTGGTGAGCTTCCTGCTCTCCGCCCTGTGCCTGTCGCGCATCCGGGTGGACGAGCGCCGCCCCTCGCGTACCCGGGCGCGCCGCCGTCTGCGACGCGAGATCGCCGAAGGCGTCCGCGTCGTCGCCCACGACCCGTACCTCCGGGTCCTGACCGTCTTCGGGGCGGCCAGCAACTTCGGCCTGACCGGCTACCAGGCTCTGATGGTGGTCTTCCTGGTCCGCGACGTGCACCTCGCGCCGGGGCTGGTCGGCCTGCTCCTGGCGGCGATGAGCGCCGGCGGGATCGTGGGCGCGTTGCTGGCCACGGCGGTGGGCCGATGGTGCGGGACGGCCCGCGCCCTGCTGGTGGCCGCGGCGTTCACCGGTCCGCCGGCCCTGCTCATCCCCCTCGCGGCGCCCGGCTGGCGGCTGGGGTGCCTGGCCCTGGGCGGTGCACTGGTGAGCTTCGGGGTCGCGGTCGGCAACGTCGTCAAGGGCAGCTTCCGGCAGACGTACACCCCGCAGCATCTGCTGGGGCGCGTCACGGTCAGCATGCAGCTGCTGAACTACGGGACGATCCCCGTCGCCGCCCTGGCCGGCGGCGTGCTCGCCGGCATCCTGGGAGCCGGCCCCGCGATCGCGGTGATGACCGGCTGGTTGGCGCTCACGCCGCTGATCCTGCTGGTCGGTCCGCTGCGCCACCGCCGGGACCTGCCGGTGGCGCAGCTCGCGGTCTGA
- a CDS encoding Rieske (2Fe-2S) protein, with protein sequence MSDDQALTGPGTQTRRALLTGAGAVGAAVVLAACGSDDSGDGAPSPGPAVSNTGDAGGGDRQGAQSLARTTDIPVGGGAVFAAQGVVITQPSPGQFKGFDPICTHQGCPVSNVDGGTINCTCHGSKFSIEDGSVKAGPATQPLPAKNVTVDGDRISLA encoded by the coding sequence ATGAGTGACGATCAGGCGCTGACCGGACCGGGCACCCAGACCCGTCGGGCGCTGCTGACCGGCGCGGGTGCTGTCGGCGCGGCGGTCGTCCTGGCGGCCTGCGGCAGCGACGACTCCGGCGACGGCGCGCCCAGCCCGGGCCCGGCCGTGTCCAACACCGGCGACGCCGGCGGGGGCGACCGGCAGGGCGCCCAGTCCCTGGCCCGGACGACCGACATCCCGGTCGGTGGGGGCGCGGTCTTCGCCGCCCAGGGCGTCGTGATCACGCAGCCGTCGCCGGGCCAGTTCAAGGGCTTCGACCCGATCTGCACCCACCAGGGCTGCCCGGTGTCGAACGTCGACGGCGGCACGATCAACTGCACCTGCCACGGCAGCAAGTTCTCGATCGAGGACGGTTCGGTGAAGGCCGGCCCGGCCACCCAGCCCCTCCCGGCGAAGAACGTCACGGTCGACGGCGACCGGATCTCGCTCGCCTGA
- the rsgA gene encoding ribosome small subunit-dependent GTPase A has protein sequence MTIDLTALGWDADRARDVRRRTDQRPGRVARVDRGVCTVLGVDGPVRATLGGAVLAAAARDLTCLPCAGDWVLLATWPDGNVTVEAVLPRRTALVRRTAGKDASGQVLAANLTAAAVVEPVHPEPDMARIERLLALAHESGARPVVVLTKADLAPDPAALARQIAAVAPGVPVLPVSAEHGSGLGPLRAEVAPGRTLGLLGPSGAGKSSLVNALAGAVVMPTQAIRRVDGKGRHTTTWRALVPVPGGGAVLDTPGVRAVGLLDGSAGLDRAFADIAALATGCRYADCGHDGEPACAVREALESGELTARRWESWRRLQREVGYETRRRDARLAAERRGGWRGGRRRAGRSARPPAAGDF, from the coding sequence ATGACGATCGACCTGACCGCCCTCGGCTGGGACGCCGACCGGGCGCGTGACGTACGACGGCGCACCGACCAGCGACCGGGCCGCGTGGCCCGGGTCGACCGCGGCGTGTGCACCGTCCTCGGCGTGGACGGCCCGGTCCGCGCCACGCTCGGCGGGGCCGTGCTGGCCGCCGCCGCCCGGGACCTGACCTGCCTGCCCTGCGCGGGTGACTGGGTGCTGCTCGCCACCTGGCCGGACGGCAACGTCACGGTCGAGGCGGTGCTGCCCCGGCGAACCGCGCTGGTCCGCCGTACCGCCGGCAAGGACGCCAGCGGCCAGGTGCTGGCCGCGAACCTGACCGCCGCGGCGGTGGTCGAGCCGGTGCACCCGGAACCGGACATGGCACGGATCGAGCGCCTGCTCGCGCTCGCCCACGAGTCCGGCGCGCGCCCGGTCGTGGTCCTGACCAAGGCCGATCTGGCCCCCGACCCGGCGGCGTTGGCCCGGCAGATCGCGGCCGTGGCGCCCGGCGTGCCCGTGCTGCCGGTCAGCGCGGAACACGGCAGCGGGCTCGGCCCGCTGCGCGCGGAGGTGGCGCCGGGCCGGACGCTGGGCCTGCTCGGGCCGTCCGGCGCGGGCAAGTCGAGCCTGGTCAACGCCCTGGCCGGGGCGGTGGTGATGCCGACCCAGGCGATCCGCCGGGTCGACGGCAAGGGCCGGCACACCACCACCTGGCGGGCGCTGGTCCCGGTGCCGGGCGGCGGGGCCGTGCTGGACACCCCGGGGGTACGGGCGGTGGGCCTGCTCGACGGCTCCGCCGGTCTGGACCGGGCGTTCGCCGACATCGCCGCGCTGGCCACCGGTTGCCGGTACGCCGACTGCGGGCACGACGGGGAGCCGGCGTGCGCGGTGCGGGAGGCGCTGGAGTCCGGGGAGCTGACCGCCCGGCGGTGGGAGAGCTGGCGACGGCTGCAACGCGAGGTGGGGTACGAGACGCGGCGGCGCGACGCCCGGCTCGCCGCGGAACGGCGCGGCGGCTGGCGTGGCGGGCGCCGGCGGGCGGGCCGGTCCGCCCGACCGCCCGCGGCGGGGGACTTCTGA
- a CDS encoding maleylpyruvate isomerase family mycothiol-dependent enzyme codes for MTTDPLLLTGEVDDATARLLRTAATFDEADLAAPSLLPGWTRGHVLAHLARNADGFVNLLTAARTGEPIPMYASAAARTADIDAGAPRPPAEHLDDLRRTADRFAEAVAAMPVEAWGATVETRRGPWPAAMLVWGRLREIEVHHVDLAAGYRPAEWPEAFGHRLLHEVATGLAERPDAPPMVLRFDGTRHELVVGDRSAAPTVTGAAPELAAWLIGRSPGTVLKVTPDGALPTPPEWI; via the coding sequence GTGACCACGGATCCGCTTCTGCTGACCGGCGAGGTGGACGACGCCACGGCTCGCCTGCTGCGCACCGCGGCGACCTTCGACGAGGCGGATCTCGCCGCGCCGTCCCTGCTGCCCGGCTGGACGCGGGGGCACGTACTGGCCCACCTCGCCCGCAACGCCGACGGGTTCGTCAACCTGCTGACCGCCGCACGCACCGGGGAGCCGATCCCCATGTACGCGAGCGCCGCCGCCCGTACCGCCGACATCGACGCCGGCGCGCCCCGGCCGCCCGCCGAGCACCTCGACGACCTGCGGCGCACCGCGGACCGGTTCGCCGAGGCGGTCGCGGCGATGCCGGTGGAGGCGTGGGGCGCCACGGTGGAGACCCGCCGCGGGCCGTGGCCGGCCGCGATGCTCGTCTGGGGGCGGTTGCGGGAGATCGAGGTGCACCACGTGGACCTGGCCGCCGGCTACCGGCCGGCCGAGTGGCCGGAGGCGTTCGGCCACCGGCTCCTCCACGAGGTCGCCACCGGCCTGGCCGAGCGCCCCGACGCGCCCCCGATGGTCCTGCGCTTCGACGGCACCCGGCACGAACTCGTGGTCGGCGACCGCTCGGCCGCCCCCACGGTGACCGGCGCCGCCCCCGAACTCGCCGCCTGGCTGATCGGCCGCAGCCCGGGCACCGTGCTCAAGGTCACCCCCGACGGCGCCCTGCCGACCCCACCGGAATGGATCTAG
- a CDS encoding cold-shock protein — translation MATGTVKWFNAEKGFGFIEQDGGGPDVFVHYSAIQSSGYRELNEGQKVEFEVTQGQKGPQADNVRPI, via the coding sequence ATGGCAACCGGCACCGTCAAGTGGTTCAACGCGGAAAAGGGCTTCGGCTTCATCGAGCAGGACGGCGGGGGGCCGGACGTCTTCGTCCACTACTCCGCGATCCAGTCGAGCGGTTACCGGGAGCTGAACGAGGGCCAGAAGGTCGAGTTCGAGGTGACCCAGGGCCAGAAGGGCCCGCAGGCGGACAACGTCCGTCCGATCTGA
- a CDS encoding methyltransferase, with the protein MLASVSRVTNALIDLEREIDAPGAGLDRLCLVPTPFVPEVRLHLAEDPIVWWARMEAHAGRALPPPYWASVWAGGQALARHLLDHPELAAGRRVLDLATGSGLVGIAAALAGAAVVANDVDPYAVAAVTVNARVNRVAVRATGQDLLDTAPTPVDLLVAGDVLYDAGMAARVLPFLRRAATAGAEVLVGDPGRGHRPPDGLVVVADYLVPITEPSPGPPVRRVQVLRPG; encoded by the coding sequence ATGCTGGCGTCGGTGAGCCGAGTCACGAACGCCCTGATCGACCTGGAACGGGAGATCGACGCGCCCGGCGCCGGTCTGGACCGGCTGTGCCTGGTGCCCACCCCCTTCGTCCCCGAGGTCCGGCTGCACCTCGCCGAGGACCCGATCGTCTGGTGGGCGCGGATGGAGGCGCACGCGGGACGGGCGCTGCCGCCGCCGTACTGGGCGTCGGTCTGGGCCGGCGGGCAGGCGCTCGCCCGCCACCTGCTCGACCACCCCGAACTCGCCGCCGGACGCCGGGTCCTCGACCTCGCCACCGGCTCCGGCCTGGTCGGGATCGCCGCCGCGCTGGCCGGAGCGGCCGTGGTCGCCAACGACGTCGACCCGTACGCGGTCGCCGCCGTCACCGTCAACGCCCGGGTCAACCGGGTGGCGGTGCGGGCCACCGGGCAGGACCTGCTCGACACCGCGCCGACCCCGGTCGACCTCCTGGTCGCCGGCGACGTCCTCTACGACGCGGGGATGGCCGCCCGGGTGCTGCCGTTCCTGCGCCGCGCCGCCACCGCCGGCGCCGAGGTGCTGGTGGGCGACCCCGGACGGGGCCACCGGCCGCCGGACGGGCTGGTGGTGGTGGCCGACTACCTCGTGCCGATCACCGAACCCAGCCCGGGCCCGCCCGTGCGCCGGGTTCAGGTCCTGCGGCCCGGATGA
- the uvrA gene encoding excinuclease ABC subunit UvrA, whose product MADRLIIRGAREHNLRDVSLDLPRDALIVFTGLSGSGKSSLAFDTIFAEGQRRYVESLSSYARQFLGQMDKPDVDFIEGLSPAVSIDQKSTSRNPRSTVGTITEVYDYLRLLFARIGEPHCPVCGERISRQSPQQIVDRVLAMAEGTRFMVLAPVVRGRKGEYVDLFAELQAKGYARARVDGVVHPLTEPPKLKKQEKHTIEVVIDRLSVKPSAKQRLTDSVEAALGLSGGIVLLDFVDLPEDDPERERRYSEHLACPNDHPLAIEDLEPRVFSFNAPYGACPECTGLGTKKEVDPELVVPDPERTLREGAIQPWSTGHNLEYFLRLLEALGEAEHFDVDTPWRALPSRAQKTILHGSDDQVHVRYRNKYGRERSYYTGFEGVVQWIERRHSDTESEWSRDKYEGYMRDVPCAACGGARLKPEVLAVTLAGKSIAEVCNLSVGECADLLAGIELTDRQKLIAERVLKEINARLRFLLDVGLDYLSLDRPAGTLSGGEAQRIRLATQIGSGLVGVLYVLDEPSIGLHQRDNHRLIETLVRLRGLGNTLIVVEHDEDTIRTADWIVDIGPGAGEHGGRIVHSGSVPALLENPDSVTGAYLSGRKVIPTPRQRRPQTPGRELTVHGAREHNLRNLTVSFPLGQLIAVTGVSGSGKSTLVNDILHAVLANQINGARLVPGRHTRVAGLEHVDKVVGVDQSPIGRTPRSNPATYTGVWDHIRKLFAETTEAKVRGYGPGRFSFNVKGGRCEACSGDGTIKIEMNFLPDVYVPCEVCKGARYNRETLEVHYKGKTVAEVLDMPIEEAAEFFSAIPAIHRHLKTLVDVGLGYVRLGQPAPTLSGGEAQRVKLASELQKRSTGRTVYVLDEPTTGLHFEDIRKLLMVLEGLVDKGNTVITIEHNLDVIKSADWIIDMGPEGGHRGGTVLATGTPEEVAEVPESHTGQFLRQVLKLDGEAKGAAAATSRAAKANGAKTRTTRKVPAGAR is encoded by the coding sequence GTGGCCGACCGACTGATCATCCGTGGCGCGCGCGAGCACAATCTGCGTGACGTCAGTCTCGACCTGCCGCGGGACGCCCTCATCGTGTTCACCGGGCTGTCCGGGTCGGGCAAGTCGAGCCTGGCGTTCGACACGATCTTCGCCGAGGGGCAGCGCCGCTACGTCGAGTCGCTCTCGTCGTACGCCCGGCAGTTCCTCGGCCAGATGGACAAGCCGGACGTGGACTTCATCGAGGGCCTGAGCCCCGCCGTGTCCATCGACCAGAAGTCGACCTCGCGCAACCCCCGGTCGACCGTGGGCACGATCACCGAGGTCTACGACTACCTGCGCCTGCTCTTCGCCCGCATCGGCGAGCCGCACTGCCCGGTCTGCGGGGAGCGGATCTCCCGGCAGAGCCCCCAGCAGATCGTCGACCGGGTCCTCGCGATGGCCGAGGGCACCCGGTTCATGGTGCTCGCCCCGGTCGTGCGCGGCCGCAAGGGCGAGTACGTGGACCTCTTCGCCGAGCTCCAGGCCAAGGGCTACGCGCGGGCCCGCGTCGACGGCGTCGTGCACCCGCTGACCGAGCCGCCGAAGCTCAAGAAGCAGGAGAAGCACACCATCGAGGTGGTCATCGACCGGCTCAGCGTCAAGCCCAGCGCCAAGCAGCGGCTGACCGACTCGGTCGAGGCCGCGCTCGGCCTCTCCGGCGGCATCGTCCTGCTCGACTTCGTCGACCTGCCCGAGGACGACCCGGAGCGGGAGCGCCGCTACTCGGAGCACCTGGCCTGCCCCAACGACCACCCCCTCGCCATCGAGGACCTGGAGCCCCGGGTCTTCTCCTTCAACGCGCCGTACGGCGCCTGCCCCGAGTGCACCGGCCTGGGCACGAAGAAGGAGGTCGACCCGGAGCTGGTCGTCCCGGACCCCGAGCGCACCCTGCGCGAGGGCGCGATCCAGCCCTGGTCGACCGGCCACAACCTGGAATACTTCCTGCGCCTGCTGGAGGCGCTGGGCGAGGCGGAGCACTTCGACGTCGACACGCCGTGGCGGGCGCTGCCGTCGCGGGCGCAGAAGACGATCCTGCACGGCTCCGACGACCAGGTGCACGTGCGCTACCGGAACAAGTACGGCCGTGAGCGTTCCTACTACACCGGCTTCGAGGGCGTGGTGCAGTGGATCGAGCGCCGCCACTCGGACACCGAGTCCGAGTGGTCACGCGACAAGTACGAGGGCTACATGCGGGACGTGCCCTGCGCGGCCTGCGGCGGCGCCCGGCTCAAGCCCGAGGTGCTCGCGGTGACCCTCGCCGGCAAGAGCATCGCCGAGGTCTGCAACCTGTCCGTCGGCGAGTGCGCCGACCTGCTGGCCGGCATCGAGCTGACCGACCGGCAGAAGCTGATCGCCGAGCGCGTCCTCAAGGAGATCAACGCCCGGCTGCGGTTCCTCCTCGACGTCGGCCTCGACTACCTCTCCCTGGACCGGCCCGCCGGCACCCTATCCGGGGGCGAGGCCCAGCGCATCCGGCTCGCCACCCAGATCGGCTCCGGTCTGGTCGGCGTGCTGTACGTGCTGGACGAGCCGTCGATCGGCCTGCACCAGCGGGACAACCACCGCCTGATCGAGACGCTGGTCCGCCTGCGCGGGCTGGGCAACACGCTGATCGTGGTCGAGCACGACGAGGACACCATCCGCACCGCGGACTGGATCGTCGACATCGGCCCGGGCGCCGGCGAGCACGGCGGCCGGATCGTGCACAGCGGGTCCGTCCCGGCCCTGCTGGAAAATCCGGATTCGGTCACCGGGGCGTACCTGTCCGGCCGCAAGGTGATCCCGACCCCCCGGCAGCGTCGCCCGCAGACGCCGGGGCGGGAGCTGACCGTGCACGGCGCCCGCGAGCACAATCTGCGCAACCTGACGGTGAGCTTCCCGCTCGGCCAGCTGATCGCGGTCACCGGGGTCAGCGGCTCCGGCAAGTCGACCCTGGTCAACGACATCCTGCACGCCGTACTGGCCAACCAGATCAACGGCGCGCGGCTGGTGCCGGGCCGGCACACCCGGGTGGCCGGCCTGGAGCACGTCGACAAGGTCGTCGGTGTGGACCAGTCGCCGATCGGCCGCACCCCGCGCTCCAACCCGGCCACCTACACCGGCGTCTGGGACCACATCCGCAAGCTCTTCGCCGAGACCACGGAGGCGAAGGTCCGGGGGTATGGCCCCGGCCGGTTCTCGTTCAACGTCAAGGGTGGCCGCTGCGAGGCCTGCTCCGGCGACGGCACGATCAAGATCGAGATGAACTTCCTGCCCGACGTGTACGTCCCGTGCGAGGTCTGCAAGGGCGCCCGGTACAACCGGGAGACCCTGGAGGTGCACTACAAGGGCAAGACGGTCGCCGAGGTGCTCGACATGCCGATCGAGGAGGCCGCCGAGTTCTTCTCCGCCATCCCGGCCATCCACCGGCACCTGAAGACCCTGGTCGACGTCGGTCTCGGCTACGTCCGGCTCGGCCAGCCCGCGCCCACCCTCTCCGGCGGCGAGGCGCAGCGCGTGAAGCTCGCCTCCGAGTTGCAGAAGCGTTCCACCGGGCGGACGGTCTACGTGCTCGACGAGCCGACGACCGGTCTGCACTTCGAGGACATCCGCAAGCTGCTGATGGTCCTGGAGGGGCTGGTCGACAAGGGCAACACGGTGATCACCATCGAGCACAACCTCGACGTGATCAAGTCGGCTGACTGGATCATCGACATGGGCCCCGAGGGTGGCCACCGGGGCGGCACGGTGCTCGCCACCGGCACCCCGGAGGAGGTCGCCGAGGTGCCCGAGAGCCACACCGGCCAGTTCCTGCGCCAGGTCCTCAAGCTCGACGGCGAGGCGAAGGGCGCCGCCGCGGCCACCTCGCGGGCGGCCAAGGCCAACGGCGCGAAGACCCGGACGACGCGGAAGGTGCCGGCCGGCGCCCGCTGA
- the tnpB gene encoding IS607 family element RNA-guided endonuclease TnpB → MVIVPGVGHRDRLSVVQAYRFALDLSPAQERAVLGHVGAARMAYNWALARVKAVLDQRAAERSYGIPEDELTPAIGWSLPALRRGWNAAKGEVAPWWRDYSKEAYNTGLDALARGLNSWADSRSGKRAGRRVGFPRFKSRRRSTPSVRFTTGTIRVDPDRKHVVLPRLGRLRLHESARKLARRLAAGTARILSATVRRDGHRWYVSFTCQVERARRTPTCPDATVGVDLGVRRLAALSTGEPVPNPQHLDAALRKIRRISRGLSRKVGPDRRSRRDASKRWQRARGRLGRVHARVANLRRDGLHKLTTRLAATYGTIVVEDLNVAGMLRNRRLSRRIADAGFAEIRRQLVYKTQWYGGRLVVADRWYPSSKTCSGCGAVRTKLALSERTFTCTTCGLVADRDVNAARNLAALAAAVAGSGPETLNGRRADCKTPPAGPVAVKRQPGTTSVGKTGTVPPQGRTSDHELTPAS, encoded by the coding sequence ATGGTTATCGTGCCGGGTGTGGGACACCGGGATCGGCTGAGCGTCGTGCAGGCGTACCGGTTTGCTCTTGACCTGTCCCCGGCGCAGGAGCGGGCGGTGCTGGGTCACGTGGGTGCGGCCCGCATGGCGTACAACTGGGCGCTGGCTCGGGTGAAGGCGGTGTTGGATCAGCGGGCGGCCGAACGCAGCTACGGCATCCCGGAGGACGAGCTCACCCCGGCGATCGGGTGGTCTCTGCCGGCGTTGCGTCGGGGGTGGAACGCGGCGAAGGGTGAGGTGGCGCCGTGGTGGCGGGATTACTCGAAGGAGGCGTATAACACCGGCCTGGACGCGCTGGCGCGCGGGTTGAACAGCTGGGCCGACTCCCGTTCGGGTAAGCGGGCCGGACGCCGGGTTGGGTTTCCCCGGTTCAAGTCGCGCCGCCGGTCGACTCCGTCGGTGCGGTTCACCACCGGCACCATTCGCGTGGACCCGGATCGGAAGCATGTGGTGCTGCCCCGGCTGGGCCGGTTGAGGCTGCACGAGTCGGCCCGCAAGCTGGCCCGCCGGCTGGCGGCTGGCACCGCCCGGATCCTGTCCGCGACGGTGCGCCGTGACGGTCACCGTTGGTACGTGTCGTTCACCTGCCAGGTCGAGCGGGCGCGCCGCACCCCCACGTGTCCGGATGCGACGGTGGGCGTCGATCTTGGGGTGAGGCGCCTGGCGGCGCTGTCCACCGGCGAACCGGTGCCGAACCCGCAGCATCTTGATGCCGCGCTGCGGAAGATTCGCCGGATCAGCCGTGGGTTGTCCCGCAAGGTCGGCCCCGACCGGCGCTCTCGCCGTGATGCCTCTAAGCGGTGGCAGCGGGCGCGCGGCCGGCTCGGCCGGGTGCATGCCCGGGTGGCGAACCTGCGCCGCGACGGCCTGCACAAGCTCACCACCCGCCTCGCCGCCACGTACGGCACGATCGTGGTCGAGGACCTCAACGTCGCCGGCATGCTGCGCAACCGCAGACTGTCCCGGCGGATCGCTGATGCCGGCTTCGCCGAGATCCGCCGGCAACTCGTCTACAAGACCCAGTGGTACGGCGGCCGGCTGGTGGTGGCCGATCGCTGGTACCCCTCCTCGAAAACGTGCTCGGGCTGCGGAGCGGTGAGAACCAAGCTGGCCCTGTCCGAGCGCACCTTCACCTGCACCACCTGCGGCCTGGTCGCGGACCGGGACGTCAACGCCGCACGCAACCTGGCGGCCCTGGCGGCCGCCGTCGCCGGGAGTGGCCCGGAGACGCTAAACGGACGCCGAGCCGACTGTAAGACCCCGCCCGCGGGGCCGGTGGCTGTGAAACGTCAACCCGGCACCACGTCTGTGGGCAAGACCGGGACCGTCCCACCGCAAGGCAGGACATCCGATCATGAGCTCACTCCTGCGTCATGA
- a CDS encoding MBL fold metallo-hydrolase: MTYTGDVTPGGAPAVRDLDRLTITKLSVGPMDNNAYLLRCRATGEQVLIDAANEAPRLLDLVGDGGLAAVVTTHQHMDHWVALEEVVAKTGARALVHAEDASGLPIEAETLGDGDSVPVGDCALEVIHLRGHTPGSIALLYRDPAGVPHLFTGDSLFPGGVGNTDKDPERFGRLIDDVERKLFDRLPDETWFYPGHGRDSTLGAERPALPQWRARGW; the protein is encoded by the coding sequence ATGACCTACACCGGAGACGTCACGCCCGGCGGTGCGCCGGCCGTACGCGACCTCGACCGGCTCACCATCACGAAGCTGTCGGTGGGCCCGATGGACAACAACGCCTACCTGCTGCGCTGCCGGGCCACCGGCGAGCAGGTGCTGATCGACGCGGCCAACGAGGCGCCCCGGCTGCTGGACCTGGTCGGCGACGGCGGGCTCGCGGCGGTGGTCACCACCCACCAGCACATGGACCACTGGGTGGCGCTGGAGGAGGTGGTGGCCAAGACCGGCGCCCGCGCGCTGGTGCACGCCGAGGACGCGTCCGGGCTGCCGATCGAGGCGGAGACGCTCGGCGACGGCGACAGCGTGCCGGTCGGCGACTGCGCGCTGGAGGTCATCCACCTGCGGGGCCACACGCCCGGCTCGATCGCGCTGCTCTACCGCGACCCGGCCGGCGTCCCTCACCTGTTCACCGGCGACAGCCTCTTCCCCGGCGGCGTCGGCAACACCGACAAGGACCCGGAGCGCTTCGGCCGGCTCATCGACGACGTCGAGCGGAAGCTGTTCGACCGGCTGCCCGACGAGACCTGGTTCTACCCGGGTCACGGCAGGGACAGCACCCTGGGCGCCGAGCGCCCCGCCCTTCCCCAGTGGCGAGCCCGCGGCTGGTAG